A window from Engraulis encrasicolus isolate BLACKSEA-1 chromosome 13, IST_EnEncr_1.0, whole genome shotgun sequence encodes these proteins:
- the LOC134460945 gene encoding interferon-induced GTP-binding protein Mx-like — protein MSKRKSMMQEDSSYLSQHYEEQVRPCIDLVDSLRSLGVEQDLALPAIAVIGDQSSGKSSVLEALSGVALPRGTGIVTRCPLVLKLKRVSNGTAWSGLLSYQKDFRLFKQELKNPAEVGDAVVKAQNALAGEGKDISHNMINLEIHGTNVPDLTLIDLPGIARVATGNQSHDIEEQIKRLIQTFIKKQETISLVVVPANVDIATTEALKMAKTVDPDGQRTLGILTKPDLVDKGAEEGVVNTLRNEVIPLKKGYMVVKCRGQLDINDNMSLTKALDKEKKFFVDHSHFRIFLDEGQASIPHLSQRLTKELVYHINRSLPKLEKQVRDKLEQTNTQLINLGKGVPQDEAERLNFLIEKINRFNQALTDMARAEEEIGDSQSRVFTKIRKQFSGWKQTLDKKATLLGEHLRDEVDEFRSQRGKELPGFVSYRTFEGIVKRHVEELEEPAKELLQNTTEIISTAVNDTSKSFFEAFPNLMRAAKDPLEDLRDQEYEKAEERLASQFKMERIIYSQDGLYSHQLQTVKSNPFPKHFKNADVREMTYHLNAYFAITSERLANQVPLVVQYHMLEEYTTRVKAAMLSLIRHKDADSFIQEKSDIAKKRSYLLGRMERLRKARQVLAKSVLTT, from the exons ATGTCTAAAAGGAAGTCCATGATGCAGGAGGATAGCAGCTACCTGTCCCAGCACTATGAGGAGCAGGTGCGGCCTTGCATTGACCTGGTGGACTCCCTGAGGTCTCTGGGAGTGGAGCAGGACCTGGCTCTGCCTGCCATCGCTGTCATAGGCGACCAGAGCTCAGGGAAGAGCTCAGTGCTGGAAGCCCTCTCTGGGGTGGCACTGCCCAGGGGCACAG GTATTGTGACACGCTGCCCACTGGTGCTGAAGTTGAAGAGAGTCAGCAATGGCACTGCTTGGTCTGGGCTGCTTTCATACCAGAAAGACTTCAGGCTCTTCAAACAGGAGCTCAAGAACCCAGCAGAAGTGGGGGATGCTGTCGTCAAAG CCCAGAATGCTCTGGCAGGTGAGGGGAAAGACATCAGCCATAACATGATCAACTTGGAGATCCATGGCACCAACGTTCCTGATCTGACTCTCATCGATCTGCCAGGCATTGCTAGAGTTGCCACGGGCAACCAGTCCCATGACATCGAGGAACAG ATTAAGAGACTGATACAGACATTCATCAAAAAGCAAGAGACCATCAGTTTGGTTGTGGTGCCTGCAAATGTTGACATTGCCACCACCGAGGCTCTGAAAATGGCTAAAACAGTGGACCCAGATGGGCAAAGGACTCTGG GCATCCTGACAAAACCAGACCTGGTGGACAAAGGTGCAGAGGAGGGCGTAGTGAACACGCTCAGAAACGAAGTCATCCCACTCAAGAAAGGATACATGGTGGTGAAATGTCGAGGCCAACTAGACATCAATGACAACATGTCTCTGACCAAAGCCCTGGACAAAGAGAAAAAGTTTTTCGTGGATCACTCCCACTTCCG CATTTTCCTAGATGAAGGACAAGCCTCTATTCCACATCTGTCACAGAGATTAACCAAGGAGTTGGTATACCACATCAAT AGATCCCTTCCCAAGTTGGAGAAACAGGTGAGGGACAAACTGGAGCAGACAAATACACAGCTGATAAATCTGGGGAAAGGAGTCCCTCAAGACGAAGCTGAAAGACTTAACTTTCTAATCGAG AAAATTAACAGATTCAACCAGGCTCTAACGGACATGGCCAGGGCTGAGGAGGAGATTGGTGACTCACAGTCTCGCGTTTTCACGAAAATCCGAAAACAGTTCAGTGGTTGGAAGCAAACACTAGACAAAAAAGCAACCCTGT TAGGGGAGCATTTGCGTGATGAGGTGGATGAATTCAGATCACAGAGGGGTAAAGAGCTGCCTGGTTTCGTGAGCTACAGAACATTCGAGGGCATCGTGAAACGACACGTGGAAGAACTGGAGGAGCCAGCCAAAGAGCTTCTTCAAAATACTACTG AGATCATTTCCACTGCTGTGAACGATACCAGCAAGAGCTTCTTTGAGGCGTTTCCCAATCTGATGAGGGCGGCCAAGGATCCTCTGGAGGACCTGAGAGATCAGGAGTATGAGAAGGCGGAGGAGAGACTGGCGTCACAGTTCAAGATGGAGAGAATCATCTACTCCCAAGACGGCCTTTACAGTCACCAGTTACAAACTGTGAAGTCCAACCCTTTTCCTAAACACTTCAAAAACGCTGACGTCAGAGAGATGACTTACCATCTTAATGCCTACTTTGCG ATCACGTCAGAGCGCCTGGCCAATCAGGTGCCCCTGGTTGTGCAGTACCACATGCTGGAAGAGTACACCACCAGGGTAAAGGCAGCCATGCTGAGTCTGATACGACACAAAGACGCCGACAGCTTCATCCAAGAGAAGAGCGACATTGCCAAGAAGAGGAGTTATCTGCTGGGCAGAATGGAACGTCTCAGGAAGGCACGCCAGGTTCTGGCCAAGTCTGTGCTCACTACTTAG